One segment of Mycobacterium spongiae DNA contains the following:
- a CDS encoding PLP-dependent cysteine synthase family protein: protein MPSRSHLTTVRQRPTRDRYRPAPDEQRRAPGRNRHPGAMVGNTPVLWIRDASAPANLMGTADRGFWAKLEGFNPGGMKDRPAMHMVERARARGDLAPGGAIIESTSGTLGLGLALAGTVYQHPVTLVTDPGLEPIIARMLTAYGARVDMVTEPHPVGGWQQARKDRVAQLMAADPGAWNPNQYNNPDNVDAYRPLALELVAQLGRVDVLVCSVGTGGHSAGVARVLREYNPAMQLIGVDTIGSTIFGQPASSRLMRGLGSSIYPRNVDYGAFNEVHWVAPAEAVWACRSLAANHYASGGWSVGAVGLVAGWAARNLPADTTIAAVFPDGPQRYFDTVYNDRYCNDHNLLSGAPPAEPEEIAAPSDAVITRWTRSTTVFDPAQVAA from the coding sequence ATTCCCAGCCGGTCGCACCTCACCACCGTCAGGCAGCGACCAACGCGGGACCGTTACCGGCCGGCGCCAGACGAACAGCGTCGGGCGCCCGGCCGCAATCGCCACCCGGGCGCCATGGTCGGCAACACCCCGGTGCTGTGGATACGCGACGCGTCGGCACCCGCGAACCTCATGGGCACGGCCGATCGTGGGTTCTGGGCCAAGCTGGAAGGATTCAACCCCGGCGGCATGAAGGACCGTCCGGCGATGCACATGGTCGAGCGCGCCCGTGCTCGTGGGGACCTCGCACCCGGCGGCGCCATTATCGAATCAACCAGCGGCACACTCGGATTAGGGCTAGCCTTGGCTGGCACCGTGTATCAGCATCCGGTCACGTTGGTCACCGACCCAGGTCTGGAACCCATCATTGCGCGCATGCTGACCGCCTATGGCGCTCGGGTCGACATGGTGACCGAGCCACACCCGGTCGGCGGGTGGCAACAAGCGCGCAAAGACCGGGTTGCTCAGCTGATGGCGGCTGACCCCGGCGCGTGGAATCCCAACCAGTACAACAACCCCGACAACGTGGACGCCTACCGGCCGCTGGCGCTGGAGCTGGTTGCCCAGCTGGGGCGCGTCGATGTGCTGGTGTGCTCGGTGGGCACCGGCGGACATTCCGCCGGTGTGGCCCGAGTGCTGCGCGAGTACAACCCGGCTATGCAGCTGATCGGTGTGGACACCATCGGGTCGACCATCTTCGGCCAACCCGCGTCGAGCAGGTTGATGCGCGGGCTGGGGTCCAGCATCTATCCCCGCAACGTCGACTATGGCGCGTTCAACGAAGTGCACTGGGTTGCTCCCGCCGAAGCCGTCTGGGCGTGCCGTTCGCTGGCCGCAAACCACTACGCCAGCGGGGGATGGAGTGTTGGTGCGGTCGGGCTGGTCGCCGGATGGGCCGCGCGAAACCTGCCGGCCGACACCACTATCGCCGCCGTCTTCCCAGACGGCCCGCAGCGCTACTTCGACACCGTCTACAACGACCGGTACTGCAACGACCACAACCTGCTCAGCGGCGCACCCCCTGCTGAGCCTGAGGAGATTGCCGCGCCCTCCGACGCCGTCATCACCCGGTGGACCCGCAGCACCACGGTTTTCGACCCCGCTCAGGTGGCGGCATGA
- a CDS encoding TetR/AcrR family transcriptional regulator has product MTSTRDEPAWKQRAVERSIKTAKLRAAQRVQRFLDAAQAIIIEKGSTDFTVQEVVDRSRQSLRSFYLQFDGKHELLLALFEDALSRSADQIRAATESSTDPLERLRVAVELLYEASRADPTATRLLYTDFAPRLLTTHPAEVKAAHAPLLALLSELMEAAAEAGQLRPGINLRRFAAMTMQTVMFIGQSSGGTEDETAHPITAEEVWDFCSRGLANVNA; this is encoded by the coding sequence GTGACCAGCACGCGCGACGAGCCGGCCTGGAAGCAACGCGCGGTCGAGCGGTCCATCAAGACCGCGAAACTTCGTGCGGCGCAGCGCGTTCAGCGCTTCCTGGACGCAGCGCAGGCCATCATCATCGAGAAGGGCAGCACGGACTTCACCGTCCAGGAGGTCGTCGACCGGTCACGCCAATCACTTCGCAGTTTCTACCTGCAGTTCGACGGAAAGCACGAGCTCTTGCTGGCGCTGTTCGAAGACGCGTTGAGCCGGTCGGCCGACCAAATCCGTGCCGCCACGGAAAGCAGCACCGATCCGCTCGAGCGCCTGCGGGTTGCCGTTGAGCTGTTGTACGAGGCCTCGCGCGCGGACCCGACGGCAACCAGACTCCTGTACACCGATTTTGCGCCCCGGTTGCTGACCACCCATCCCGCTGAGGTCAAAGCCGCTCACGCGCCGCTGTTAGCGTTGCTCTCCGAGCTCATGGAAGCCGCGGCCGAGGCCGGCCAGTTGCGTCCCGGCATCAATCTCAGGCGGTTCGCGGCCATGACGATGCAGACGGTCATGTTCATCGGCCAATCCAGCGGCGGCACCGAGGATGAGACAGCCCACCCGATCACCGCCGAGGAGGTGTGGGATTTCTGTTCGCGAGGCCTTGCCAACGTCAACGCCTGA
- a CDS encoding multicopper oxidase family protein, which yields MPTPLAPANPLDGIRLSRRGFIAAGIAGGFALAACGSRTPPPGIAAGTAADAMTAAIDAAEAARPHSGRTVTATLTPHPETIDLGGPVVTTLAYGDGIPAAPIRANVGDELAVSVTNRLDTPTSAHWHGIRLRNDMDGVEPATPNIDPGHEFTYRFSVPDPGTYWVHPHVRVEEDYGLYLPLIIDDPTEPGRYDAEWIVVLDDWTDGVGKSPPQLFDELTNPNKPTMPEVGNSDLLGGDAGDIAYPYYLINGRIPTAPKSFQAKPGQRIRIRIINAAADTVFRIALTGHSMTVTHTDGYPVIPTEVDALLIGMAERYDVIVTADSGIFALVAAAEGKNALARALLSTGSGSPPDPQFRPSELTKRVGTVEMFTATTTADLGPPEPGLDLPVVLGGTMAKYDWTINGEPYRTTKPLHVQPGQRPTLTFDNTTMMYHPIHLHGHTFQLIKADGSPGARKDTVIVLPKQQLRAVLVADNPGVWVMHCHNDYHLVAGMETRVEYDL from the coding sequence ATGCCAACACCGCTCGCCCCCGCCAATCCCCTGGATGGGATCCGGCTCAGCAGGCGTGGCTTCATCGCGGCCGGTATCGCCGGCGGGTTTGCCCTGGCCGCGTGCGGCTCGAGAACGCCGCCGCCCGGTATCGCCGCGGGTACCGCCGCAGACGCGATGACTGCGGCGATCGATGCGGCCGAGGCCGCCCGGCCGCACAGTGGGCGCACGGTGACCGCCACGTTGACCCCCCACCCCGAGACGATCGACCTGGGTGGGCCGGTCGTCACCACGCTGGCCTACGGCGATGGGATCCCGGCAGCGCCGATCAGGGCCAATGTCGGCGATGAACTGGCCGTCTCGGTGACAAACCGGCTCGACACTCCCACGTCGGCGCACTGGCATGGAATCAGGCTGCGCAACGATATGGACGGCGTCGAGCCCGCGACCCCGAACATCGACCCCGGCCATGAGTTCACCTACCGGTTCTCCGTGCCGGATCCGGGCACCTACTGGGTTCATCCGCACGTTCGCGTCGAGGAGGACTACGGCCTCTATCTGCCGCTCATCATCGATGATCCAACCGAGCCAGGCCGCTACGACGCCGAATGGATCGTCGTCCTCGACGATTGGACCGATGGCGTCGGGAAGTCCCCACCACAGCTCTTCGACGAGCTGACCAACCCGAACAAGCCCACCATGCCCGAGGTCGGCAACAGTGACCTGCTCGGGGGCGACGCTGGCGACATCGCCTACCCCTACTACCTGATCAATGGCCGAATTCCAACGGCCCCAAAGTCCTTTCAGGCCAAACCCGGCCAGCGAATCCGGATCCGCATCATCAACGCCGCAGCCGACACGGTGTTCCGCATCGCACTGACCGGGCATTCGATGACGGTCACCCACACTGATGGATACCCGGTGATCCCCACCGAGGTGGACGCCCTACTGATTGGCATGGCTGAACGCTACGACGTGATCGTGACCGCCGACAGCGGCATCTTCGCGCTGGTCGCCGCTGCCGAAGGCAAGAATGCGCTGGCGCGCGCGCTGCTGTCCACCGGCAGCGGCAGCCCACCCGACCCACAGTTTCGACCGTCCGAACTGACCAAGCGAGTGGGAACGGTCGAGATGTTCACCGCCACAACGACTGCCGACTTGGGTCCACCCGAACCCGGCCTCGACCTCCCGGTCGTCCTGGGAGGCACCATGGCCAAATACGACTGGACGATCAACGGGGAGCCCTATCGGACGACCAAGCCACTACACGTACAACCGGGCCAGCGACCGACGTTGACGTTCGACAACACCACCATGATGTACCACCCAATCCACCTACACGGACACACCTTTCAGCTGATCAAGGCCGACGGCAGTCCCGGTGCCCGCAAGGACACAGTGATCGTGCTGCCCAAACAGCAGCTGCGCGCCGTCCTCGTTGCCGACAATCCCGGCGTATGGGTGATGCACTGCCACAACGACTACCACCTCGTGGCCGGCATGGAGACCCGCGTGGAATACGACCTCTGA
- a CDS encoding amidohydrolase family protein, which translates to MNKDDMILISVDDHTVEPPNMFKNHLAAKYVDDAPRLVHNPDGSDMWKFRDMVIPNVALNAVAGRPKEEYGLEPQGLDEIRPGCYNVDERIKDMNAGGILASICFPSFPGFAGRLFATDDPEFSVALVQAYNDWHIDEWCGAYPARFIPMALPVIWDAEACAAEVRRVSKKGVHALTFSENPAAMGYPSFHNEYWNPLWKALCDTNTVMNIHIGSSGKLAITAPDAPMDVLITLQPMNIVQAAADLLWSKPIKEYPELKIALSEGGTGWIPYFLERADRTFEMHSTWTHQNFGGKLPSEVFRDHFLTCFISDKVGVSLRNMIGVDNIAWEADYPHSDSLWPGAPEELWEVLSLNDVPGDEINKMTHENAMRWYSFDPFTHIPREQANVGALRKAAAGHDVSIRALSHHKDSRSGSSVAEFTASAKELAGNKD; encoded by the coding sequence ATGAACAAAGACGACATGATCCTGATCAGCGTCGATGACCACACCGTCGAACCGCCGAACATGTTCAAGAACCATCTGGCGGCCAAGTACGTCGACGACGCGCCGCGGCTGGTGCACAACCCCGACGGCTCGGATATGTGGAAGTTCCGCGACATGGTGATTCCGAACGTGGCGCTCAATGCCGTGGCCGGGCGACCCAAAGAGGAATACGGGTTGGAGCCGCAGGGTTTGGACGAGATCCGGCCCGGTTGCTACAACGTCGACGAACGAATCAAGGACATGAATGCTGGGGGCATCCTGGCCTCGATTTGCTTTCCGTCTTTTCCCGGCTTTGCCGGGCGCCTGTTCGCCACCGACGACCCCGAGTTCTCCGTGGCCCTGGTGCAGGCCTACAACGACTGGCATATCGACGAATGGTGCGGTGCGTATCCGGCTCGTTTCATTCCCATGGCGTTGCCGGTGATCTGGGACGCCGAGGCGTGCGCCGCCGAGGTGCGACGCGTCTCGAAGAAGGGCGTGCACGCATTGACCTTCAGCGAGAACCCAGCGGCGATGGGTTACCCCAGTTTTCACAACGAGTATTGGAATCCGCTGTGGAAGGCGTTGTGCGACACCAACACCGTGATGAACATCCATATTGGATCCTCCGGCAAGCTGGCAATCACCGCCCCGGACGCGCCAATGGACGTACTGATCACCCTGCAGCCGATGAACATTGTGCAGGCCGCCGCGGACCTGCTGTGGTCCAAACCGATCAAGGAATATCCGGAGCTGAAGATCGCCCTGTCCGAGGGCGGCACCGGCTGGATCCCCTATTTCCTCGAACGAGCGGACCGGACGTTCGAGATGCACTCGACATGGACCCACCAGAATTTCGGAGGCAAGCTACCCAGCGAGGTGTTCCGCGACCACTTCCTGACGTGTTTCATCAGTGACAAGGTGGGTGTGTCGCTGCGCAACATGATCGGCGTCGACAACATCGCCTGGGAGGCCGACTACCCACACAGCGACTCGTTGTGGCCGGGCGCACCCGAAGAGCTGTGGGAAGTACTGTCGTTGAACGACGTGCCGGGCGACGAGATCAACAAGATGACCCACGAAAACGCCATGCGCTGGTATTCGTTCGATCCTTTCACCCACATCCCGCGGGAGCAGGCCAATGTTGGCGCGCTGCGTAAGGCCGCGGCGGGTCACGATGTGTCCATTCGGGCGCTGAGTCACCATAAAGACAGCAGGTCGGGCTCGTCGGTCGCGGAGTTTACCGCCAGCGCCAAAGAGCTCGCCGGCAACAAGGACTGA
- a CDS encoding MDR family MFS transporter: MGLLAQFRSFNRPSRVLMVNQFGINLGFYMLMPYLADYLAGPLGLAAWAVGLVMGVRNFSQQGMFFVGGTLADRFGYKPLIVAGCLVRTGGFALLVFAQSLPSVLIASAATGFAGALFNPAVRAYLAVESGARKIEAFAMFNVFYQSGILLGPLVGLALLALDFRMTVLGAAAVFAALTIVQLLALPQHQADPSSEPTSILVDWRTVVQNRPFLWFAATMIGCYVLSFQIYLALPMQASLLAPHNQSLLIAAMFALSGLVAIVGQLRITSWFAARWGVGRSLAVGATILAASFVPLAIVPNGLRFGTVAAIAALLLAASLLAIASAALFPFEMRTVVSLSGDRLVATHYGFYSTIVGAGILIGNVVVGSLMTVAHRVNADEIVWGSLILVGLVAAFGLSRLDRYASGSRNSNRRWQPKAQLCSQAT; encoded by the coding sequence ATGGGCCTGCTCGCGCAGTTCCGCAGCTTTAACCGTCCGAGCCGGGTGCTGATGGTCAATCAGTTCGGGATCAACCTCGGTTTCTACATGCTGATGCCGTACCTGGCCGATTATCTAGCCGGCCCGCTTGGGCTGGCCGCGTGGGCGGTGGGTCTGGTGATGGGCGTGCGCAACTTCTCGCAGCAGGGCATGTTCTTCGTGGGCGGCACGCTGGCTGATCGGTTCGGCTACAAACCGCTGATCGTTGCGGGATGTCTGGTACGCACGGGCGGGTTCGCGTTGCTGGTGTTCGCGCAATCGCTTCCGAGCGTGCTGATCGCCTCGGCTGCAACGGGTTTTGCCGGCGCCCTGTTCAATCCCGCGGTGCGCGCCTACCTCGCGGTCGAATCCGGTGCCCGAAAGATCGAAGCGTTCGCGATGTTCAACGTCTTCTATCAGTCGGGGATCTTGCTCGGCCCGCTGGTGGGACTGGCGTTGCTGGCGCTTGATTTCCGGATGACCGTGCTGGGCGCCGCAGCGGTCTTCGCCGCACTGACAATCGTGCAGCTACTCGCGCTACCACAACACCAAGCAGACCCGAGTAGCGAACCAACGTCGATTCTTGTGGACTGGCGGACCGTCGTGCAGAATCGGCCGTTTCTGTGGTTCGCGGCAACGATGATCGGGTGCTATGTGCTGTCGTTCCAGATCTATCTTGCGCTTCCCATGCAGGCCTCGCTGCTAGCGCCGCACAATCAGTCGCTCCTCATCGCGGCGATGTTCGCACTGTCAGGACTGGTCGCGATCGTCGGACAACTGCGAATCACGTCCTGGTTCGCCGCCCGCTGGGGCGTCGGGCGCAGCCTGGCCGTCGGGGCGACGATCCTCGCGGCGTCGTTCGTGCCCCTTGCGATTGTTCCGAATGGTCTACGGTTCGGGACTGTGGCAGCGATCGCAGCGCTCCTGCTGGCCGCGAGCCTGCTTGCGATCGCATCCGCGGCCTTGTTCCCGTTCGAGATGCGAACCGTGGTGTCGCTGTCCGGTGACCGGCTAGTTGCCACCCACTATGGCTTCTACAGCACGATCGTGGGCGCCGGAATTCTCATCGGAAACGTCGTTGTCGGGTCGCTCATGACCGTGGCCCATCGCGTCAACGCCGATGAGATCGTTTGGGGCAGCTTGATTCTGGTGGGACTCGTTGCGGCCTTCGGGTTGTCACGGCTGGACCGGTACGCCTCCGGTTCCCGAAACTCGAACCGCCGGTGGCAGCCCAAAGCGCAACTATGCTCCCAGGCCACCTAG
- a CDS encoding response regulator, protein MSNPQPEKVRVVVGDDHPLFREGVVRALSMSGSVHVVGEADDGAAALDLIKAHQPDVALLDYRMPGMDGAQVAAAVRSHELPTRVLLISAHDESPIVYQALQQGAAGFLLKDSTRTEIVKAVLDCANGRDVVAPALVGGLAGEIRQRAAAMVPALSAREREVLNRIARGQSIPVIAAELYVAPSTVKTHVQRLYEKLDVSDRAAAVAEAMRQGLLD, encoded by the coding sequence ATGAGCAATCCGCAGCCCGAGAAAGTGCGCGTGGTGGTCGGTGATGATCACCCGCTCTTTCGGGAGGGTGTCGTGCGAGCGCTGTCGATGAGCGGTTCGGTGCACGTGGTCGGTGAGGCAGACGACGGAGCCGCCGCATTAGACCTGATCAAAGCCCACCAGCCCGACGTCGCACTCCTGGACTACCGAATGCCGGGCATGGACGGTGCACAGGTAGCTGCGGCGGTGCGAAGCCACGAGTTGCCGACTCGGGTGCTGCTGATCTCGGCGCACGACGAATCGCCGATTGTCTACCAAGCACTTCAGCAGGGAGCCGCCGGATTCCTGCTGAAGGATTCGACGCGCACCGAGATCGTCAAAGCAGTACTCGATTGCGCCAACGGCCGCGACGTCGTCGCGCCCGCGCTGGTCGGTGGTCTTGCCGGTGAGATCCGGCAGCGCGCTGCCGCTATGGTTCCTGCGCTCAGCGCACGCGAGCGGGAAGTGCTCAATCGCATCGCTCGCGGTCAAAGTATCCCGGTGATCGCGGCCGAGCTGTATGTGGCGCCGTCGACGGTGAAGACACATGTGCAACGGCTCTACGAGAAACTCGACGTGAGTGATCGTGCGGCCGCGGTCGCCGAGGCGATGCGGCAGGGACTGCTCGACTAG
- a CDS encoding SDR family NAD(P)-dependent oxidoreductase, translating to MDGFEGRGAVITGGASGIGLASAAEFARRGAQVVLADIDKPALEQSVAQLRSEGFDAHGVVCDVRHVDQVTDLAAEAGRLLGRVDIVFSNAGIVIAGPIAQMTHEDWRFVIDVDLWGSIHTVEAFLPGLLDQGGHLVFTASFAGLVPNAGLGAYGVAKYGVVALAETLAREVKDSGVGVSVMCPMVIETNLVTNSGRIRHADDGQPSTPDAPGALGPLPEQDATMTLADVASLTADAILANRLYVLPHQAARAPIGRRFERIDRTFEAQAAEGWRH from the coding sequence GTGGACGGATTCGAGGGGCGCGGGGCGGTGATCACCGGCGGTGCGAGTGGTATCGGCCTGGCCAGCGCGGCCGAATTCGCCCGCCGCGGTGCCCAGGTGGTGCTCGCTGATATCGACAAGCCGGCGCTGGAACAATCCGTGGCACAGCTGCGTTCCGAGGGATTTGACGCACACGGGGTCGTCTGCGATGTCCGCCACGTGGACCAAGTCACCGATCTCGCAGCCGAAGCCGGCCGCCTCCTGGGCCGCGTCGACATCGTCTTCAGCAACGCCGGCATCGTCATCGCGGGTCCGATCGCTCAGATGACGCACGAAGACTGGCGGTTCGTCATCGATGTCGACCTGTGGGGTTCGATTCATACCGTCGAAGCGTTCCTGCCAGGGTTACTCGACCAGGGCGGCCACCTCGTGTTCACCGCGTCGTTCGCGGGCCTGGTACCCAACGCGGGTCTCGGCGCGTATGGCGTTGCCAAGTATGGCGTTGTCGCTCTGGCGGAGACGCTGGCCCGTGAGGTCAAGGACAGCGGTGTCGGGGTGTCCGTCATGTGCCCGATGGTGATCGAAACCAACCTGGTCACCAATTCTGGACGCATCCGCCATGCCGACGACGGGCAGCCGTCCACGCCCGACGCGCCGGGTGCGCTGGGGCCCCTGCCAGAGCAGGACGCGACCATGACCCTCGCGGACGTGGCCAGTTTGACCGCGGACGCGATTCTGGCCAACCGCTTGTACGTCCTTCCGCACCAGGCCGCACGTGCACCGATCGGCCGCAGGTTCGAGCGCATTGACCGCACGTTCGAGGCGCAGGCCGCCGAAGGGTGGCGCCACTAA